ACGGGTACACATTAGAGCAGAGGCTATGGCAATAAATGAGTGAAAGCCAACTGTGTAGTCATGGTgcttgaattaattatttttttgctcGGAAggttaatttatttcaaaatttggCATTATCTGGTAGTGGACTTGGTTTTCGAATTGTTGGTTTCCGGAGTTGGAGATGAAATCATCTGCAAAGTATTGGATATATATACGTTGTTTTACTTAAATAATGGCAGCAGGCTCCACAGAGAAGATCAGGATTCATCTAATTTGTCTTGTGCATGAGGTCTCGTTTATCATTTTTGGCATACAAAAGGTCCACTTTTGTGCATTGAACAGAAGAGAACAGAGTTCTTATCCTATAGAGGTTTATCGGTGGCCCGGTATTCATGGTTATGTACCTTCTCTATCTGTTATTTTCCAGCCACCAGAACCGTAGCTTTTGGACTCACGTTGCAGCCAAAGATCCCTCTCTGGAATGTGACTGAAAAACAACCCACATACCAACAAAGATAGTGAAAACATGACGTTTCAGCTCTATGCACTAGTTGTGTCACAATCACTAATTCCGAGTCATCTTCAGAATTTTTTAGATTCATGTGCTTCTTCTCCTTCAGCTTGTCCTATCTCAATCTTACCAACCCACAATTAAATAGAATGGTTATTTTTGGTACGCAATAGATATTCCCACCATTTATATAATCTCATTAAGTATAATATGATATGCATCCTCACAAATAGTACTATAATGATTCCTTACATAAATAGTGTtataatgattaattaaataattacttttttggGTCCCGGAGTTGATTTAGCTCGAGTTGAgggagaaaaaataaataaaaggaaaggaaatgcAAGTGTTGGTGATTTACAGAAGATGGGAGGGAGAAGATACAAAGCTATGAATTGGATTTACCAAATCTACTGTTTACTGTTTATCAGGAAAGGCAAAGGCAAGCCTAGCAAACCTAGATAAGTGAGGTTTCCCGTCAGAGAGACTGCGAAAATAACAAAGGCTACTGTTGCTTTTATTGCTAGTATCTAGTAAAGGCTGTGGAGACTTTTGTGTTGTAGTAGCTCGATGGAGATGGCACCTAAATGAGCCTGTGTGGCTAGTTGGAGAGCAAATGCAGCTCTTTTTTTTAGAGATGGCAGTGCAGTTGCTTTCTGTCACATTCTTCTTCGCCATTCCCTTTACTTGATTTGGTGGATTCTTCCTCCACTTTCTACCCCTGGTAATAAACGCCAAAACAGATTGCAAATTTTAGGCCTCGATCTAACTGCTGAACTGActacataataaaaatttattaaaattttttacttttttttttataaaagagatGGGTGTTGAAGATTAATCATCTGTTCATCCagatattttaagaaattacaaataaCGAAAAGAATTCATGCATGAAACGACATATGTATGGTCATATGCTAATTCTACCCATGTAGGGAAATGAACTTATGATGACAGTAATGAATGCATGCAGGCAGTTTCCATCATTGCCAATAGAATTTATATGCAGTACTCATTCTCGATCACAATTAGGAAAGACTGAAAGGATCGATATGCATTAGACTGCAGTTAATGGAAGCAAGCAAAATTGGACTAACATCCATGATAGATTTTGTTAAGCCTATACAGGATTTTCTCTGTTTAGGCCTCCAGGATACCATTATACGAGCTTCTCCATGCATGGAAAGTTTTCCTTTGTTTGATGCATTATCTTTCAGAAGATTTTGAGTTGATATATTACAATCTCATATCATTTAGTTAATTTTGCttaacaaaaaatttagatatggAGCAAGTTTCCTTGAGTGCGTGTACAGAaggaacaaaaaataataataataataaagcaaGACAATAGTTACAATAAG
The sequence above is drawn from the Ricinus communis isolate WT05 ecotype wild-type chromosome 7, ASM1957865v1, whole genome shotgun sequence genome and encodes:
- the LOC107261901 gene encoding uncharacterized protein LOC107261901, with the protein product LFDEFLTDSCVHCYFCLCNFSNYYPFSSSIFPLLIQLTIPAQLQTKEDTSDPTPSLTVWGRKWRKNPPNQVKGMAKKNVTESNCTAISKKKSCICSPTSHTGSFRCHLHRATTTQKSPQPLLDTSNKSNSSLCYFRSLSDGKPHLSRFARLAFAFPDKQ